One stretch of Apium graveolens cultivar Ventura unplaced genomic scaffold, ASM990537v1 ctg5801, whole genome shotgun sequence DNA includes these proteins:
- the LOC141702845 gene encoding putative mitochondrial protein AtMg01250, translating to MDDFFKTIRLSVLVNGSPTSEFKMSNGVRQGDPLSPMLFNLAGEVINKLLIKANEIGLIEGVQLSKGIKYITHLQFADDTIVFLQVNAKSIWGIKKVLQCFQLLSGLRIIF from the coding sequence ATGGATGATTTCTTTAAGACAATTAGGTTGTCTGTTTTAGTTAATGGATCCCCTACTTCAGAATTTAAGATGTCAAATGGAGTAAGGCAGGGAGATCCTTTATCACCTATGCTCTTCAATCTTGCTGGAGAGGTTATAAATAAGTTACTTATCAAGGCTAATGAGATTGGATTGATTGAGGGTGTGCAGTTGAGTAAAGGGATTAAGTATATCACACACTTGCAATTTGCTGATGATACTATAGTGTTCTTACAAGTAAATGCAAAATCAATTTGGGGAATTAAGAAAGTGCTTCAATGCTTTCAGTTGCTTTCTGGATTGAGAATCATTTTTTAA